One Dioscorea cayenensis subsp. rotundata cultivar TDr96_F1 unplaced genomic scaffold, TDr96_F1_v2_PseudoChromosome.rev07_lg8_w22 25.fasta BLBR01002082.1, whole genome shotgun sequence genomic window, AAAAACCAAATTAATCAGTTCCATTAGTCTTCTTATCCACTTTATATATGATTCTCTTAAGAATTGCTGCATTATAATgttcaaaaatataaagatcAACTTTCTACAACATTAACTAACAAAAATCCAAATGTGTTTGTTTCTATGTTTGTATGTGTGTTTCATTTAATTAGTTGCATAAGATAACAAACTCCAAACCAAACACTAGTTGAAAGCAATTGCAGCAATTAAAGAAAGTGTCTTGATTCATCTCCTTGTTCAATCCTCATTCATGGGGTCTACCATCaaatgtgtgtgtatacatataaattCCACGTAtattgaacatatatatacaagggCCACAATTAGTACTACCGGCATCGACCGACGACAATTAACCATCGTCTTCCCGACATCTCACGTGCCCCGCCGGACTCCTACATGTGAGCCCACACCTCCCCCTTTCCTTTACCTTCAATCTCAGGGAACATGGCACCACAAGGTCCACATTCAACATTAATTATGCATGCAATTTAATTTGAACATCataagataacaaattaatcatttatatatatacatacacacatacacaattacatacatattatttaattttactgATCACTCTATGTTTACATTTTAATCTATAAACCTCAACCaagaaattaagtaattattaacAACATGATGATCAGTGATTTTGTTCATTAGTTATGGATTGGAGGTTTTCTCTTCGCGGGAGAATAATCCATCCCTGCAATGTCTAAAAGATCAGGATAAGTTTGATGATCATGACCATGATCAGTTGagtgttcttgtttcttttctcctttcaaATCGTATCGGTATCgatctttttcatcatcttcttcttctttccttagaaTGATCATAAGCTTTCTACTCCTCAGCACTGCATGTCCAACAAATGAAAGAACAATATAATCACATGCAATAATACACATGTAAAACCAAGATCATAAAATCATttccactctctctctctctcacacagaCACATATATGTACATACCATTAAATAATACACCAACATTTGCACCATCATCAATCCTTTCTTTCACTGAACTCTTAATCATCTCCTCCTAAtatcaaaaaaacacaaaaaagaaaacattatatatctgtaaaataattaattcttccaactagaaattaaagaaaatcacaaaatgtaagtagatatatatatatatatacttacatTATTTCTCACCTCCAAACTCATGACCACtcctaaagaaaacaaagaaagatacattTCATAAGAGAGAattaatcaatacaatgaaacAAAGACTCAAATCTAATTAAGCTTGATcaactatattaattaattaattaccttgtGCCATGGTGATCACCAAGAAgagaagcaaaagaaaaaacaatatgaATGGCA contains:
- the LOC120257403 gene encoding uncharacterized protein LOC120257403, with translation MPFILFFLLLLFLVITMAQGVVMSLEVRNNEEMIKSSVKERIDDGANVGVLFNVLRSRKLMIILRKEEEDDEKDRYRYDLKGEKKQEHSTDHGHDHQTYPDLLDIAGMDYSPAKRKPPIHN